The Anaerolineales bacterium region CCGCCGCGTTCACCACCCTCGGCGCCATCGCCCTGCACGGATTTCGCCTGGCTGAACCGCAGATCGGCGAAAACGTCGCGGTCATCGGTCTTGGGCTTTTGGGATTATTGACGATTCAAATCGCCTCCGCCGCTGGATGCAACGTACTGGGCATTGACCTCGACCCCAAGCGGATCGCCCTCGCTTCTTCCCTCGGACGCTTCGACTCGGCTCAGCGCGGGCTTCAAGCTGTCTCACGCTCGCAAGCGGAATCGTCCGCCTCAGCCTTCACCGCCAACCGCGGCTTCGACGTTGTCCTCATCTGCGCGGATACACCCTCGAATGATCCCATTGAACTTGCTGGCGTCATTGCACGCGACCGTGCACGCGTCGTCGCGACAGGCGCGGTTGGCTTGACCATTCCCCGAAAAATTTATTACGAAAAAGAAATCTCCTTCATCAACTCACGCTCCTACGGACCTGGTCGTTATGATTCCAATTACGAAGAAAACGGACAAGACTATCCGCTTGGCTATGTGAGATGGACGGAGGGACGAAATTTCCAAGCCGTCGTTGATCTGATGGCAAGCGGAAAGTTGAAAGTCAAACCGCTCATCACGCATCATTTCCCCATCGAAAAAGCGACAACGGCTTACGAGGTCATTACTGGGAAAAAGAAAGAAAGTTTCCTTGGCGTGTTATTGACTTATCCCAAATCGATTGAAAAGTTGGAAAGTTTGAAGGTTGTCAAGTTCAACGTTCCAACCTTCAAACCTGCAACTTGCAACCTCGGCGTTCTCGGCGCTGGTCTCTTCGCCAACTCCGTTTTGTTACCCGCCATTCAACAAAACAAAAACATCCAACTCGTCGGCATCGCCTCCTCAGGCGGATTACACGCGCAACATGCGGGTAAAAAATTCGGTTTCAAATATGCAACTTCCAGCGAAGATGAAATCATCAACGATCCCCATGTGAATACAGTCGCCATTTTGACTCGCCATGATTCGCACGCTGATCTTGTCGTTAAAGCATTGAAGACTGGCAAGCATGTGTTTGTGGAAAAACCATTAGCCATCACATCTGAGCAACTGAACAAGGTTGAGAAAACCTTACGCAGTACGAAGTACGGACTACTTGCTGTCGGTTTCAACCGCCGCTTCGCCCCGCTTGCCCAAAGTCTCAAGTCCCAAGTTTCCAGTCTCAAATCTCCCCTCCACGTCCATTACCGCGTCAACGCGGGTTTCCTCCCTCCCAATCACTGGAACCACGACCCCAACATCGGCGGTGGACGAATCATCGGCGAAGCGTGTCACTTCGTGGATTTCGCCACGTTCCTTGTTGGAGAGCCGCCAGTATCTGTCACCGCGCACGCATTGCCCGATGGAGGGAAATATCGCGAGGACAACGTTTCGATGACGTTTACTTTCCCCGATGGTTCGATAGGCGTTGTGGACTATCTCGCCAACGGGGATAAATCTCTCGCAAAAGAACGCGTGGAAGTCTTCTGCGATGGCATGGTCGCGGTGTTGGATGATTTTGTTTCACTGCAAATTACGAAAGATGGCAAGACAAAAGAGGAGCGCGGCGCGCAGGACAAAGGCTGGAAGGCGGAAATCGCCGCGCTGGTCGAGTCAATTCAAAGGGGGAGCGAACCGCCGATTCCGTATGAGCAGTTGATCGGCGCGACCAAGTCCACGTTTGCGGCGGTGGAGTCGTTGCGGACCCATCAGATCATCCAGATATGAAGGTTTCCGAGGAAAACAAAAGATGGCTATCAAAGAGTGGAAGATTTTGGAGTCGAATTATTTTCGTCCGAGATTTCGGCTTGACAAAGTTCAGTTGTCCAATGGGAATATTCTTGACGCTACTGTACTTGAATTAAGTGCATGGGCAAATGTGGTTGCAGTTACGAAGAATCAGGCAGTTGTGCTGATCAAGCAATATCGTCATGGCGTTCAGGATGTGTTATGGGAGATTCCTGGGGGAGTTGTCGAGGATAGTGAGGAGCCGTTGATTGGGGTTAAGCGTGAACTGCTTGAGGAAACAGGCTACACCGCTTCTGAATTCATCCAGGTGGGGAAAATTTATCCCAATCCTGCGTTCCAAACGAACACGATGTAT contains the following coding sequences:
- a CDS encoding bi-domain-containing oxidoreductase produces the protein MKQLLQNIKTGKATIEDVPMPTPREGQALVKVEASLVSAGTERMVVEFAEKSLVGKARARPDLVKQVIEKARREGLVNTAQAAFNRLDQPMALGYSSAGTIIQLGKNMHGFKVGQRVACAGGGYAVHAEYNVVPRNLLTPLPKNVDFESAAFTTLGAIALHGFRLAEPQIGENVAVIGLGLLGLLTIQIASAAGCNVLGIDLDPKRIALASSLGRFDSAQRGLQAVSRSQAESSASAFTANRGFDVVLICADTPSNDPIELAGVIARDRARVVATGAVGLTIPRKIYYEKEISFINSRSYGPGRYDSNYEENGQDYPLGYVRWTEGRNFQAVVDLMASGKLKVKPLITHHFPIEKATTAYEVITGKKKESFLGVLLTYPKSIEKLESLKVVKFNVPTFKPATCNLGVLGAGLFANSVLLPAIQQNKNIQLVGIASSGGLHAQHAGKKFGFKYATSSEDEIINDPHVNTVAILTRHDSHADLVVKALKTGKHVFVEKPLAITSEQLNKVEKTLRSTKYGLLAVGFNRRFAPLAQSLKSQVSSLKSPLHVHYRVNAGFLPPNHWNHDPNIGGGRIIGEACHFVDFATFLVGEPPVSVTAHALPDGGKYREDNVSMTFTFPDGSIGVVDYLANGDKSLAKERVEVFCDGMVAVLDDFVSLQITKDGKTKEERGAQDKGWKAEIAALVESIQRGSEPPIPYEQLIGATKSTFAAVESLRTHQIIQI
- a CDS encoding NUDIX hydrolase, translated to MAIKEWKILESNYFRPRFRLDKVQLSNGNILDATVLELSAWANVVAVTKNQAVVLIKQYRHGVQDVLWEIPGGVVEDSEEPLIGVKRELLEETGYTASEFIQVGKIYPNPAFQTNTMYCFLALNAEKVSEQHLDGGEDIEVHLVPMDELFSMVKRGEFPHALQVAALFHAFAYLERIR